From Pseudomonas sp. LS1212, the proteins below share one genomic window:
- a CDS encoding heavy metal response regulator transcription factor produces the protein MRILIIEDETKTAEYLHQGLTENGYIVDSANNGADGLHLAQQQAYDLVVLDVNLPQLDGWGVLERLRSHGNTRIMMLTARGRLADKVKGLDLGADDYLVKPFEFPELLARVRTLLRRSDQNIAPQTLKVADLELDRGRHRAYRGNQRIDLTAKEFALLHLLMRQSGEVLSRTQIISLVWDMNFDCDTNVVEVSIRRLRAKIDDPFDNKLIHTLRGVGYVLESRE, from the coding sequence ATGCGAATCCTGATAATCGAGGATGAAACCAAAACGGCCGAATACCTGCATCAAGGCCTGACTGAAAACGGTTATATAGTCGACAGCGCCAATAATGGCGCCGATGGCCTGCACCTGGCCCAGCAACAGGCCTACGACCTGGTGGTTCTCGACGTCAACCTCCCGCAGCTCGATGGCTGGGGGGTACTGGAACGGCTACGGAGCCATGGCAATACCCGCATTATGATGCTCACCGCTCGCGGCCGTCTGGCCGACAAGGTCAAGGGGCTGGACCTGGGGGCCGACGATTACCTGGTCAAACCTTTCGAGTTTCCCGAACTGCTGGCCCGGGTGCGCACCCTGTTGCGCCGCAGCGACCAGAACATTGCGCCCCAAACCCTCAAGGTCGCCGACCTGGAACTGGACCGAGGTCGCCACCGCGCCTACCGTGGCAACCAGCGCATCGACCTGACGGCAAAGGAATTCGCGCTGCTGCACCTGTTGATGCGCCAGAGCGGCGAGGTGCTGTCACGCACCCAGATCATTTCTCTGGTCTGGGACATGAACTTCGATTGCGATACCAACGTGGTTGAAGTGTCGATCCGCAGACTACGTGCAAAGATCGACGACCCCTTCGACAATAAGTTGATCCACACCCTGCGCGGCGTCGGCTATGTGCTGGAGTCACGCGAATGA
- a CDS encoding heavy metal sensor histidine kinase, producing MKATRLSLRLGLTVSLMGAGLVVLLATLAVLALDHELNTRVERDLEKKMQQLQHNLSVELKANDLSLRPHALLDVVMGHDNLNLTIFGPRQEQPALVSLGAGVDNRHLAQLEPHEHLSYRSWTDSDGQRLLTASQLMRLQGREPVRVLLTVNRADDEQLLGAYLRSTVIALPLLLLLIGVAAWWLVQRGLLPLRQFRRVAAKVSAQDLSHRLSVDKLPQELSELAHGINYMLNRLDNGVQQLSQFSDDLAHELRTPISNLMGKAQVTLAKERPAEQYKAVLECSIEELNRVTRIISDMLFLAQVSHPAALAPFEQVVLEDEVQRVAELFSIAAEEKRIGLQISGRATVAGDRLMIQRALSNLLSNAIRHSPAGAQIGLDIEQHAEGLSVAVSNGGPGIAAEHLPHLFERFYRADNSRSRLEGGTGLGLAIVRSIMNQHQGTVEVTSVPDGLTVFRLFFPKSASLQFPATFSTTLSGR from the coding sequence ATGAAAGCCACCCGTCTTTCGCTGCGGCTCGGACTGACTGTCAGCCTCATGGGTGCTGGCCTGGTGGTGCTGCTGGCGACCCTGGCCGTGCTGGCCCTCGATCACGAGCTGAACACCCGGGTAGAACGTGATCTGGAAAAGAAGATGCAGCAGTTGCAGCACAACCTCAGCGTGGAGCTGAAGGCCAATGACCTGTCCTTGCGCCCCCATGCCCTGCTCGATGTGGTCATGGGGCATGACAACCTGAACCTGACCATTTTTGGTCCGCGCCAGGAACAGCCGGCGCTAGTGTCGCTGGGGGCAGGCGTTGATAATCGTCACCTGGCGCAACTGGAGCCACACGAGCATCTGAGCTATCGAAGCTGGACCGACAGCGACGGCCAGCGGTTGCTGACCGCTTCGCAGTTGATGCGCCTGCAAGGTCGCGAACCGGTGCGGGTATTGCTGACGGTCAACCGCGCCGACGATGAACAGCTGCTCGGTGCCTATCTGCGCTCGACGGTTATCGCCTTGCCGCTGTTGTTGCTCTTGATCGGCGTCGCTGCCTGGTGGCTGGTGCAGCGTGGGCTGTTGCCGCTGCGACAATTTCGCCGGGTTGCGGCCAAAGTATCGGCCCAGGACCTGTCACATCGACTTTCGGTGGATAAACTGCCCCAGGAGCTGAGCGAGCTGGCCCACGGCATCAATTACATGCTCAACCGCCTGGACAACGGCGTGCAGCAACTCTCGCAGTTTTCCGATGACCTGGCGCACGAACTGCGCACGCCCATCAGCAACCTGATGGGCAAAGCCCAGGTCACCCTGGCCAAGGAGCGGCCAGCGGAGCAGTACAAGGCCGTGCTGGAGTGCAGTATCGAAGAACTCAATCGGGTCACGCGGATCATTTCCGACATGCTGTTCCTGGCTCAGGTCAGTCATCCGGCCGCCCTGGCGCCTTTTGAGCAGGTTGTGCTGGAAGACGAAGTGCAACGCGTTGCTGAGCTGTTCAGCATCGCCGCCGAAGAGAAACGGATCGGCTTGCAGATCAGCGGCCGGGCAACGGTGGCAGGTGATCGACTGATGATTCAGCGCGCGTTATCCAACCTGCTGTCCAATGCCATACGCCACAGCCCCGCGGGAGCGCAGATCGGCCTGGATATCGAGCAGCATGCAGAGGGTTTGTCAGTGGCGGTGAGCAATGGCGGGCCGGGTATCGCCGCCGAACACCTGCCGCATCTGTTCGAGCGTTTCTACCGCGCCGACAACAGCCGCTCGCGGCTCGAAGGCGGGACCGGCCTGGGCCTGGCGATCGTGCGCTCGATCATGAACCAGCATCAGGGTACCGTAGAGGTAACCAGCGTACCGGACGGCCTTACGGTCTTTCGGCTGTTTTTCCCGAAGAGTGCATCGCTTCAATTTCCAGCCACTTTTTCGACTACTTTGTCTGGAAGGTGA
- the nadE gene encoding ammonia-dependent NAD(+) synthetase — translation MSNRQTEIALALQVVPPFTDDAALKAEVERRKAFIKQCLRNAGGKVLVLGISGGVDSLTAGRLAQLTVEELREETGDANYRFIAVRLPYNIQHDEQDAAASLAFIKADVEDTVNIAASVLGLGDQVAHLHGLTPERRDFVIGNTKARIRMVAQYTIANANNGLVIGTDHAAEAVMGFFTKFGDGACDLAPLSGLVKGQVRAIARFLGAPESLVLKTPTADLEELRPGMPDEESHGVTYAQIDAFLQGETVSDEAYQIIVRTYDNTRHKRQLPFVP, via the coding sequence ATGAGCAATCGCCAAACCGAAATCGCCCTGGCCCTGCAGGTCGTGCCACCCTTCACCGACGATGCGGCGCTGAAGGCCGAAGTCGAACGCCGCAAGGCCTTCATCAAGCAGTGCCTACGCAATGCCGGGGGCAAAGTGCTGGTGCTGGGAATCAGTGGCGGCGTCGACTCGCTGACCGCTGGCCGCCTGGCACAGTTGACGGTCGAGGAACTGCGCGAAGAAACCGGTGACGCCAACTACCGTTTCATCGCCGTACGCCTGCCCTACAACATCCAGCATGACGAGCAGGATGCCGCCGCGTCGCTGGCCTTTATCAAGGCTGACGTGGAAGATACGGTAAACATTGCCGCCAGCGTGCTTGGCCTGGGCGATCAAGTCGCCCACCTGCACGGGCTGACACCAGAGCGACGGGATTTTGTGATCGGCAATACCAAGGCGCGGATCCGCATGGTTGCCCAGTACACCATTGCCAACGCCAATAATGGCCTGGTAATCGGCACCGACCATGCCGCCGAAGCGGTCATGGGCTTTTTCACCAAGTTCGGTGATGGTGCCTGCGACCTGGCGCCTTTGAGCGGCCTGGTCAAGGGTCAGGTGCGGGCGATCGCGCGTTTTCTCGGAGCTCCCGAGAGCCTGGTGCTCAAGACCCCTACCGCCGACCTGGAGGAGTTGCGCCCCGGCATGCCCGACGAGGAATCCCATGGGGTGACGTACGCCCAGATCGACGCCTTCCTGCAGGGCGAAACGGTCAGCGACGAGGCCTATCAGATTATCGTGCGCACCTACGACAACACCCGGCACAAGCGCCAATTGCCGTTCGTGCCGTGA
- the pdxJ gene encoding pyridoxine 5'-phosphate synthase, with the protein MTTSNRILLGVNIDHVATLRQARGTRYPDPVKAALDAEEAGADGITVHLREDRRHIQERDVLVLKDVLQTRMNFEMGVTEEMMVFAERIRPAHICLVPETRQELTTEGGLDVAGQEARIKAAVERLSRLGSEVSLFIDADERQIEASRRVGAPAIELHTGRYADAQTPSEVAEELQRVADGVAFGLAQGLIVNAGHGLHYHNVEAVAAIKGINELNIGHALVAHALFVGFKSAVSEMKALILAASRG; encoded by the coding sequence GTGACCACAAGTAACCGCATTCTTCTTGGCGTGAACATCGACCACGTGGCCACCCTGCGTCAGGCACGCGGCACGCGCTACCCTGACCCGGTCAAGGCCGCACTGGACGCCGAAGAGGCGGGTGCCGATGGTATTACCGTGCACCTGCGTGAAGACCGCCGGCATATCCAGGAGCGCGACGTCCTGGTGCTCAAGGACGTGCTGCAGACCCGCATGAACTTCGAGATGGGCGTCACCGAAGAAATGATGGTATTCGCCGAGCGCATACGCCCGGCGCATATCTGTCTGGTGCCGGAAACCCGTCAGGAGCTGACCACCGAAGGCGGCCTGGACGTGGCCGGCCAGGAAGCGCGGATCAAGGCAGCGGTAGAGCGCCTGTCGCGCCTGGGCTCGGAAGTCTCCCTGTTCATCGATGCCGACGAGCGTCAGATCGAAGCCTCGCGCCGGGTCGGTGCGCCGGCCATCGAACTGCATACCGGTCGTTATGCCGATGCGCAGACCCCCTCCGAAGTTGCCGAAGAGTTGCAGCGGGTCGCCGACGGGGTGGCGTTCGGGCTGGCCCAGGGCCTGATCGTCAACGCCGGTCACGGCCTGCACTACCACAACGTCGAAGCCGTGGCAGCGATCAAGGGCATCAACGAGTTGAACATCGGCCATGCGCTGGTGGCCCATGCGCTGTTTGTCGGCTTCAAGTCGGCTGTGTCGGAAATGAAAGCGCTGATCCTGGCCGCCAGTCGCGGTTGA